From Candidatus Bathyarchaeota archaeon, one genomic window encodes:
- a CDS encoding 60S ribosomal export protein NMD3: MNTPRLCPDCYVEMKPVCDKNGRLIFHQCPKCGMRILFTHSGH, translated from the coding sequence ATGAATACCCCGCGTTTATGCCCTGACTGCTACGTTGAAATGAAGCCTGTTTGTGACAAAAACGGAAGACTCATTTTCCATCAATGCCCCAAATGCGGCATGCGTATCCTCTTCACACACTCAGGACATTAG
- a CDS encoding Snf7 family protein, whose amino-acid sequence MSERFAKKWEAKKEDDTFINTIKQTVQPEPPLKPRLDFAVRKLDMQINKLDQANERFTQKDKALFAKLVAAYTNHDQAHANIYATELAEIRKMSRLIMNARLALDQVSLRIKTVSELGDVCAMLGPCIGVLRSVSSGIGGVLPEAEGELCDIGNMLSGLMFEAGTSSGMSLNFENVNEDASKILAEAATVAEQRVSANFPDLPPGMPGTASKTQT is encoded by the coding sequence ATGTCTGAACGATTTGCAAAAAAATGGGAAGCAAAAAAAGAGGACGACACTTTCATAAACACAATAAAACAAACCGTACAACCTGAACCCCCGCTAAAACCACGCTTAGACTTCGCTGTTCGAAAACTTGACATGCAAATAAACAAGCTAGACCAAGCCAACGAACGGTTCACACAAAAAGACAAAGCACTCTTCGCCAAACTCGTCGCAGCCTACACCAACCACGACCAGGCCCACGCTAACATCTACGCAACTGAACTGGCTGAAATACGCAAAATGAGCCGACTCATCATGAACGCACGCCTGGCACTTGACCAAGTTTCACTCAGAATCAAAACCGTCTCCGAATTGGGCGACGTATGTGCAATGCTTGGACCATGCATCGGTGTTCTACGCAGTGTAAGCTCAGGAATAGGTGGTGTACTGCCTGAAGCTGAAGGTGAATTATGCGACATAGGCAACATGCTAAGCGGACTAATGTTTGAAGCAGGCACTTCAAGCGGCATGTCACTGAACTTTGAAAACGTCAACGAGGACGCCTCAAAAATCCTTGCCGAAGCAGCAACCGTAGCAGAACAACGCGTCAGCGCAAACTTCCCCGACCTACCACCGGGAATGCCTGGCACGGCAAGCAAAACCCAAACTTAG